A single region of the Pan troglodytes isolate AG18354 chromosome 18, NHGRI_mPanTro3-v2.0_pri, whole genome shotgun sequence genome encodes:
- the C16H16orf54 gene encoding transmembrane protein C16orf54 homolog: MPLTPEPPSGCVEGPPAWEAAPWPSLPCGPCIPIMLVLATLAALFILTTAVLAERLFRRALRPDPSHRAPTLVWRPGGELWIEPMGTPRERSEDWYGSAVPLLTDRAPEPPTQVGTLEARATAPPAPSAPNSAPSNLGPQTVLEVPPRSTFWGPQPWEGRPPTTGLVSWAEPEQRPEASVQFGSPQARRQRPGSPDPEWGLQPRVTLEQISAFWKREGRTSVGF, encoded by the coding sequence ATGCCGTTGACTCCAGAGCCGCCCTCTGGGTGCGTGGAGGGGCCCCCCGCATGGGAGGCAGCCCCATGGCCCTCACTGCCCTGTGGGCCCTGCATCCCCATCATGCTGGTCCTGGCCACCCTGGCTGCGCTCTTCATCCTCACCACCGCTGTGTTGGCTGAACGCCTGTTCCGCCGTGCTCTCCGCCCAGACCCCAGCCACCGTGCACCCACCCTGGTGTGGCGCCCAGGAGGAGAGCTGTGGATTGAGCCCATGGGCACCCCCCGAGAGCGCTCTGAGGACTGGTATGGCTCTGCGGTCCCCCTGCTGACAGATCGGGcccctgagcctcccacccaggtgggcactTTGGAGGCCCGAGCAACAGCCCCACCTGCCCCCTCAGCCCCAAATTCTGCTCCCAGCAACTTGGGCCCCCAGACCGTACTGGAGGTCCCACCCCGGAGCACCTTCTGGGGGCCCCAGCCCTGGGAGGGGAGGCCCCCCACCACAGGCCTGGTGAGCTGGGCTGAACCCGAGCAGAGGCCAGAGGCCAGCGTCCAGTTTGGGAGCCCCCAGGCCAGGAGGCAGCGGCCAGGGAGCCCGGATCCTGAGTGGGGCCTCCAGCCACGGGTCACCTTGGAGCAGATCTCAGCTTTCTGGAAGCGTGAAGGCCGGACCAGTGTGGGGTTCTGA